One genomic segment of Misgurnus anguillicaudatus chromosome 25, ASM2758022v2, whole genome shotgun sequence includes these proteins:
- the timm21 gene encoding mitochondrial import inner membrane translocase subunit Tim21 encodes MTMSFLVLRFCRTTNNVPHILKRVLDRLPQQIAASHTQSSVYQTNRCPGSQWILCHNRSLHAGAQFCSKDHGKKGTDNVSVSKTSYTPTSTAAQKAKQAGKDFTYLIVVLIGLGVTGGLLYVVFQELFSSSSPNKIYGKAFEKCRSHPEVIGAFGEPIKCFGKTSGRGRRQHINHFEYVKNGLKHMRLTFYIEGSEPGLRGTVHSESKENPETGKYEFRYIFVEIDTYPKRTIVIEDNR; translated from the exons atgACGATGAGTTTTTTAGTATTAAGATTCTGCAGGACGACAAATAATGTGCCGCACATATTAAAACGTGTGCTTGACAGATTGCCGCAACAGATAGCGGCTTCACACACACAAAGTTCAGTTTACCAAACAAATCGATGTCCTGGATCGCAGTGGATATTGTGTCACAATCGATCTCTTCATGCCGGGGCTCAATTCTGCAGTAAGGACCATGGAAAGAAGGGTACAGATAATGTGTCCGTTTCCAAAACTTCATATACACCAACTTCTACTGCAGCACAGAAAG CTAAACAGGCTGGCAAAGATTTCACATATTTGATTGTGGTGCTCATTGGACTTGGAGTTACAG GTGGACTGCTGTATGTGGTCTTTCAAGAGCTATTTTCCTCATCAAGTCCAAACAAAATCTATGGAAAAGCTTTTGAGAAGTGCAGATCTCACCCAGAg GTAATTGGAGCTTTTGGTGAGCCTATTAAATGCTTTGGGAAGACCAGTGGACGTGGGAGAAGACAACATAtcaa TCATTTTGAGTACGTAAAGAATGGACTCAAACACATGAGGCTGACATTTTACATTGAGGGATCTGAACCAGGCTTACGGGGAACTGTTCATTCAGAATCAAAGGAG aatccagagacagGAAAGTATGAATTCAGGTATATTTTTGTAGAGATAGACACTTATCCCAAGAGGACAATTGTCATTGAAGACAACCGATAA
- the mthfd1b gene encoding C-1-tetrahydrofolate synthase, cytoplasmic: protein MPAQIISGKNISAQLRERLKKEVEDMRSMHPNFKPGLVVLQVGDRDDSNLYISMKLKAAAEIGINAVHVKLPQSATEHEVICSVNEINENSSVHGLIVQLPLDSIHTINTEKIINTVAPEKDVDGLTSINAGKLARGDLGDCFIPCTPNGCMELIKQTGVSLVGKRAVVIGRSKIVGAPMHDLLLWNHATVTTCHSKTADLPSEVGKADILVAGIGKPEMIRGEWLKKGAVVIDCGINTIPDSSRPSGKKIVGDVHYDSAKDHAAFITPVPGGVGPMTVAMLMQNTILSAKKFLQVKEPGKWNINYTKLSLQRPVPSDIVISRSCVAKPIELLSKEIGLFPDEVELFGKTKAKVLLKTIDRLQAQPDGKYVVVTGITPTPLGEGKSTTTIGLVQALGAHLKHNAFACVRQPSQGPTFGIKGGAAGGGYSQVVPMEEFNLHLTGDIHAITAANNLVAAAIDARIFHEATQSDKALFNRLVPLNEGHRKFSPVQINRLKKLGVEKNDPSALTDEEITSFVRLDIDPESITWQRVLDTNDRFLRKITIGQSSTEKGYARSAQFDITVASEIMAVLALTTSLEDMRQRLAKMVVATSRSGQPVTTEDLGVCGALTVLMRDAIKPNLMQTLEGNPVFVHAGPFANIAHGNSSILADKIALKLVGPQGFVVTEAGFGADIGMEKFFNIKCRYSGLKPHVVVLVATVRALKMHGGGPKVTAGMPLPKEYIEENLTLLEAGCANMKKQVENAQLFGVPVVVAVNAFKTDTDSELDLVCKLAKEAGAFDAVRCTHWADGGAGAADLARAVEKAADSPSCFKLLYDTKLPIEDKIRIIAQKIYGADDIELLPEAQKKVDLYNKQGFGDLPICMAKTHLSLSHDAERKGVPTGFVLPIRDIRASVGAGFLYPLVGTMPTIPGLPTRPCFYDIDLDPESGNVVGLF from the coding sequence ATGCCAGCACAAATTATCAGCGGGAAAAACATCTCAGCTCAGCTCAGAGAGAGGCTGAAGAAGGAGGTGGAAGACATGAGGAGCATGCACCCCAACTTCAAACCAGGCCTTGTGGTGTTACAGGTGGGAGACAGAGATGACTCAAACTTATACATAAGTATGAAACTAAAAGCTGCTGCTGAGATTGGAATCAATGCTGTACATGTCAAGCTTCCACAGAGCGCTACTGAACATGAGGTTATATGCAGTGTTAATGAAATCAATGAGAATTCCAGTGTTCATGGGCTCATAGTGCAGCTGCCCCTTGACTCCATCCACACTATCAATACAGAGAAGATTATCAACACTGTGGCTCCAGAGAAAGATGTGGATGGCTTGACGAGTATAAATGCAGGAAAACTGGCTCGTGGAGACCTTGGAGACTGCTTCATTCCATGTACGCCCAATGGATGTATGGAGCTCATCAAACAAACAGGTGTGTCTTTGGTGGGAAAAAGGGCTGTGGTGATCGGCCGCAGTAAGATTGTGGGTGCGCCAATGCATGATCTTCTCCTGTGGAATCACGCTACTGTAACAACATGTCATTCAAAGACTGCAGACCTGCCCTCAGAGGTGGGAAAGGCAGACATCCTGGTGGCTGGGATTGGAAAACCGGAGATGATTAGGGGAGAGTGGCTGAAGAAGGGAGCTGTGGTTATCGACTGTGGTATTAACACCATCCCAGACAGCAGTAGACCCAGTGGGAAGAAAATCGTTGGAGATGTTCACTATGACTCCGCCAAAGATCATGCTGCATTCATCACACCTGTACCTGGAGGAGTCGGCCCAATGACCGTGGCGATGCTTATGCAGAATACAATTTTAAGTGCCAAAAAATTCCTACAAGTAAAAGAACCTGGAAAATGGAATATAAATTACACTAAACTCAGCCTGCAACGTCCTGTTCCGAGTGATATTGTTATATCTCGCTCCTGTGTAGCGAAACCCATTGAGCTGCTTAGTAAGGAAATTGGTCTTTTCCCAGACGAGGTCGAGCTTTTTGGTAAAACCAAGGCCAAGGTCCTCCTGAAAACAATTGATCGGCTTCAGGCACAACCAGATGGGAAATATGTGGTTGTAACTGGAATTACACCGACTCCTCTAGGTGAAGGAAAGAGCACAACTACAATAGGCTTGGTTCAGGCACTCGGGGCTCATCTCAAACATAATGCATTTGCATGTGTACGGCAACCATCCCAAGGCCCGACGTTTGGCATCAAAGGTGGCGCTGCTGGAGGGGGCTACTCTCAAGTTGTTCCTATGGAAGAGTTTAATCTTCATTTGACGGGTGACATTCATGCCATTACTGCAGCCAATAACTTGGTAGCCGCTGCGATTGATGCTCGTATCTTCCATGAAGCAACTCAGTCTGATAAAGCTCTTTTTAACCGCTTGGTACCACTGAACGAAGGTCACAGAAAGTTTTCTCCAGTTCAGATCAACAGACTTAAAAAACTGGGTGTAGAGAAAAATGATCCCAGTGCATTAACAGACGAAGAGATAAcaagctttgtcaggctggacATTGACCCTGAGTCTATCACATGGCAGCGAGTGCTGGACACAAATGATCGTTTCCTAAGGAAAATCACAATCGGTCAGTCTTCAACTGAGAAGGGCTATGCCAGATCTGCTCAGTTTGACATCACCGTGGCCAGCGAGATTATGGCAGTTTTAGCTCTCACCACCAGTCTCGAGGATATGCGACAGAGGCTTGCGAAAATGGTGGTGGCGACCAGCCGCAGTGGCCAGCCTGTCACCACAGAGGATTTGGGAGTGTGTGGAGCTCTGACTGTGCTCATGCGAGATGCCATCAAACCCAATCTCATGCAGACATTGGAGGGAAACCCAGTGTTTGTTCATGCAGGGCCTTTTGCAAACATCGCACATGGAAACTCGTCGATTCTGGCTGATAAAATCGCTTTGAAACTAGTTGGGCCTCAGGGATTTGTGGTCACTGAAGCAGGTTTTGGAGCGGATATTGGGATGGAGAAATTTTTTAACATCAAGTGTCGTTATTCTGGGCTCAAGCCTCACGTTGTGGTTTTGGTGGCTACGGTTCGAGCACTGAAGATGCATGGAGGTGGACCGAAGGTCACGGCTGGCATGCCTTTGCCCAAAGAATATATCGAGGAGAATCTCACACTGCTGGAAGCCGGTTGTGCTAACATGAAGAAACAAGTGGAAAATGCCCAGCTTTTTGGAGTGCCCGTAGTTGTAGCCGTCAATGCTTTTAAGACTGACACGGATTCTGAACTAGATCTGGTTTGTAAACTGGCAAAAGAAGCAGGGGCATTTGATGCTGTACGTTGCACTCACTGGGCTGATGGGGGCGCTGGTGCTGCAGATCTTGCCAGAGCAGTGGAAAAAGCTGCAGATTCACCCAGCTGCTTTAAGTTGCTGTATGATACTAAGCTACCCATTGAAGATAAAATCAGAATTATAGCGCAGAAGATCTATGGTGCTGATGACATCGAACTCTTACCAGAGGCCCAAAAGAAGGTGGACCTGTACAACAAACAGGGTTTTGGAGATTTACCTATCTGCATGGCAAAAACTCACCTGTCTCTTTCTCATGATGCTGAAAGGAAAGGCGTCCCAACTGGATTTGTTCTTCCCATCCGTGACATTCGTGCCAGTGTAGGGGCAGGCTTTCTCTACCCATTGGTTGGCACAATGCCAACTATTCCAGGCCTTCCCACTCGCCCATGTTTCTATGACATTGATCTTGACCCTGAGAGTGGAAATGTTGTTGGACTGTTCTAA
- the LOC141362049 gene encoding uncharacterized protein, with protein MELYWYIVVIIFIMIKIFFYICWYRSRQRQLAAYLSNPRNTQIVIVGGRAYLHQVCERQNTSIWPSWYGVQDDGSVGEPSASLPPSSSLSHLDMPPPYEAVSGANDLKPPPYSEYAQNDETDTSLSIAIPDGNDSSLITEAPPPYTPSAISPANQQADNHSQSEGRSS; from the exons ATGGAGTTGTACTGGTACAT AGTCGTCATAATATTTATTATGATTAAGATCTTCTTCTACATCTGCTGGTACCGTTCGAGGCAAAGACAGCTCGCTGCATACCTCAGCAATCCCCGCAATACACAGATCGTCATTGTGGGAGGAAGAGCATACCTGCACCAGGTCTGCGAAAGGCAAAAT ACATCAATCTGGCCCAGTTGGTATGGCGTTCAGGACGACGGCTCGGTGGGCGAACCCTCCGCCTCTCTTCCACCATCATCATCACTTTCTCATCTAGACATGCCTCCACCATATGAGGCCGTGTCTGGAG CAAACGATCTAAAGCCTCCGCCATACAGCGAGTATGCGCAAAACGACGAAACCGATACATCCCTCAGCATCGCCATCCCAGACGGCAACGATTCTAGCTTGATCACCGAAGCCCCACCTCCTTACACACCCAGTGCCATCTCTCCAGCCAATCAGCAAGCAGACAACCACAGCCAATCCGAGGGAAGGTCAAGTTAG